ACCACGTCTGGATCTACCGCTTCCCCGAGCCGAAGGTCCTCAAGGACCAGAAGGTGGCGGCCAGGCAGTACGTCGTGAAGTACGCCGACGGGGCGCGCAACGCCGAGGCGCTGATGGTCCACTCGAAGACCGGCCGGGTGTACATCGCGAGCAAGAACGAGGACGGCGGCGGTCTGTACGAGGGCCCCGAGCGGCTCTCCTCGTCCGGGACGAACACCTTCCGGCGGGTCGGCGAGGTCCCGTGGGTGACCGACGGCGCCTTCTCGCCGGACGGCGGCCACCTGGTCCTGCGCGGCTACCTCATGGCGCGCGAGTACGCGTGGAAGGACGGCCGGCTCGGCGACGGGGGCACGTCGATCGGAGCCCCGTTCCAGGGCCAGGCGGAATCGGTGACGTACACGACGGACGGCTCCGCGTTCATGCTCGGCTCCGAGGGCCAGAAGAGCCGTGTGGTGCGGCTGGAGCGGCAGGACGCCGGACGCTCCTCGCAGAAGCCGGGGAGCAGCCCGGACACCCCGGGTGCGCCGCAGTCCCCGCAGTCCCCGTCGGCCGACG
This sequence is a window from Streptomyces sp. NBC_00691. Protein-coding genes within it:
- a CDS encoding WD40 repeat domain-containing protein: MRSALCALGAAAALVLLPAGHARAEGQEPDRDFTIEDSRVTESSGLAASRAHPGIYWTHNDQDAPLIYGIDSRTGKTVATLTMQGVGTPRDMEAIAVGPDGDIYVGDIGDNLDGSWDHVWIYRFPEPKVLKDQKVAARQYVVKYADGARNAEALMVHSKTGRVYIASKNEDGGGLYEGPERLSSSGTNTFRRVGEVPWVTDGAFSPDGGHLVLRGYLMAREYAWKDGRLGDGGTSIGAPFQGQAESVTYTTDGSAFMLGSEGQKSRVVRLERQDAGRSSQKPGSSPDTPGAPQSPQSPSADGEKGNVTVGFLVLAGAFVVVFGIKRLLRRD